A genomic segment from Candidatus Zixiibacteriota bacterium encodes:
- a CDS encoding PAS domain S-box protein, which yields MSPESVVVIDLDGKIAFISQRCLEVFGCQNADQMIGKHALDFVVPEDREIAAKSLNLVTTTGETQNAEFMLQAFDGTRFFGEINGAALRHENGPIEGVVTIIRDITDSREAEDELRYRFEFEKVITTLSSRFITLAPTEIDANIIYALQTIGEFTGADRAYVFQISAGQQTMDNTHEWCADGIVPQIDKLQGLKLSDFSYIMDRILKRKTFFVPSVADLPNEAAVEKREFQAEGIQSLVCVPMIRQNEVVGFVGFDSVRRRKIWSQDSRTLLTIVGEILTVALERERTEKALRSSEEKYRSFVQNFQGIAYRSMMSWAPMFFHGAVEEITGYTEAEFKAGNPPWNEIIHPEDWQRISQSVKTIAQVPNATTEREYRIRRKDGQYRWILDLCQNVADSSGKPIYVQGSLYDITERKRMERVQSALFKISEATSLASNLEELLKTVHGILGTLIDTTNFYVALYDATTDHYTFPYVVDEFSDATELKPEQLKKTLTDYVRRTGEPLLADAAKDEELRLAGEVELVGEPSEIWLGAPLKTRHGTIGVVALQSYSDPNMYKESDVDLLTFVSGHIAMAIERKRSEIMLRQSEEEYRTLVETMRDGVIKVDNTEDITFANAAACNILGYDHTELEGMNLFNLVVEEDVERIFEETQKRLRKHRSRYDLKVRHKNGEIRELSISAAPDYDNNGNVVGTIGVFTDVTELNKAQMEGQRLREKLANAQRMESLGVLAGGVAHDLNNILGPLVGYPELIKRRLPADSPVKDQITKIEESAKRAAEIVSDLLTMGRRGRYEMSPVNLNQIITSYLESAEFTNIKTRYPNIDTEIHLDSSVPSVFGSSTHLSKVIMNLVLNALDAMPEGGKLSVKTECLYLEKLLLGFNNIEPGRYSIISVKDTGIGIDESDTKRIFDPFFSKKKLGKSGSGLGLSVVYAVVKDHNGYVDVRSELAKGSEFIIYLPAIEAVAPAGPEQPVYDIKGNEKILVVDDVAEQRDLAVTLLASLGYQMASASNGHEAVDYLKHESCDVLILDMIMEPNFDGLDTYREIIKTHPGQKAVIVSGFSQTDRVKEAEKLGVTKYVKKPYTMQKLGKAIREVLTSPSDADLQSLPVEKVKN from the coding sequence ATATCACCGGAATCGGTCGTGGTCATCGATCTCGACGGGAAAATCGCCTTCATTTCACAGCGCTGCCTGGAAGTGTTCGGCTGCCAGAACGCCGACCAGATGATCGGTAAACATGCCCTGGACTTCGTTGTCCCCGAAGATAGGGAAATTGCCGCTAAAAGCCTCAACCTCGTCACGACAACCGGTGAAACGCAGAACGCCGAGTTCATGCTGCAGGCTTTCGACGGTACCCGCTTCTTCGGGGAAATAAACGGGGCCGCCCTCAGGCACGAAAATGGCCCGATCGAAGGCGTCGTGACCATCATACGAGATATCACCGATAGCCGCGAGGCCGAAGATGAACTCAGATATCGATTCGAATTCGAAAAAGTCATAACCACCCTGTCCTCAAGGTTCATTACCCTCGCACCCACGGAAATCGACGCCAACATCATCTATGCCCTGCAGACAATCGGAGAGTTCACCGGCGCCGACCGGGCCTATGTCTTCCAGATCTCTGCCGGCCAGCAGACAATGGATAACACCCACGAGTGGTGCGCCGATGGTATCGTACCGCAAATAGACAAGCTGCAAGGTCTCAAGCTGTCGGACTTCTCGTACATCATGGATCGGATCCTCAAACGCAAAACATTCTTCGTCCCGAGTGTGGCCGACCTCCCCAATGAAGCCGCAGTCGAAAAAAGGGAATTCCAGGCCGAAGGTATCCAGTCACTCGTATGCGTTCCCATGATCCGCCAGAACGAAGTCGTGGGATTCGTCGGATTCGACTCGGTGCGCCGCCGCAAAATCTGGTCGCAGGACAGCAGAACCCTGCTTACTATCGTCGGAGAAATCCTGACCGTCGCCCTTGAACGCGAACGTACCGAAAAAGCCCTCCGCTCAAGCGAAGAAAAATACCGGTCCTTCGTCCAAAACTTCCAGGGCATCGCCTATCGAAGCATGATGAGCTGGGCACCCATGTTCTTCCACGGTGCCGTTGAGGAAATCACCGGTTATACCGAAGCTGAATTTAAAGCCGGCAACCCTCCGTGGAATGAAATCATTCATCCCGAAGACTGGCAGAGAATCAGCCAATCTGTCAAAACCATTGCGCAAGTACCCAACGCTACCACCGAAAGAGAATACCGCATCCGGCGAAAAGACGGACAATACCGGTGGATACTCGACCTCTGCCAGAACGTCGCCGACTCAAGCGGCAAACCCATCTACGTCCAGGGATCACTCTATGATATCACCGAACGAAAACGCATGGAAAGAGTTCAGTCCGCCCTCTTCAAAATCTCCGAGGCCACCAGCCTCGCCTCGAACCTGGAAGAACTGCTGAAAACCGTACACGGCATTCTGGGAACTCTCATAGACACGACTAACTTCTACGTCGCCCTCTATGACGCCACCACCGACCACTACACCTTCCCGTATGTCGTCGATGAATTCTCTGACGCTACCGAACTCAAGCCCGAACAGCTCAAAAAAACTCTCACCGACTATGTCCGGCGTACAGGCGAACCGCTGCTTGCCGATGCCGCCAAAGATGAAGAACTCCGCCTCGCCGGTGAAGTTGAACTGGTCGGAGAACCATCCGAAATCTGGCTCGGAGCTCCCCTGAAAACCCGGCATGGCACCATCGGCGTCGTCGCCCTCCAGAGCTACTCCGACCCCAATATGTATAAGGAAAGCGATGTCGACCTGCTGACCTTCGTCTCCGGGCACATCGCCATGGCTATCGAACGTAAACGTTCCGAAATTATGCTCAGGCAGTCTGAAGAAGAATACCGCACCCTCGTGGAAACCATGCGCGACGGCGTTATCAAAGTAGACAACACCGAAGATATTACCTTCGCCAACGCCGCCGCCTGCAACATCCTCGGCTACGACCACACCGAACTCGAAGGTATGAACCTGTTTAACCTCGTCGTAGAGGAAGACGTTGAACGCATTTTCGAGGAAACACAAAAAAGACTGCGGAAACACCGCAGCCGATATGACCTCAAGGTCCGGCACAAAAACGGCGAAATACGCGAACTGTCAATCTCCGCCGCGCCTGACTACGATAACAACGGAAACGTCGTCGGTACCATCGGCGTTTTCACCGACGTAACCGAACTGAACAAAGCTCAAATGGAAGGCCAGCGCCTGCGCGAAAAACTCGCCAACGCCCAGCGCATGGAATCTCTCGGCGTCCTCGCCGGAGGCGTCGCCCACGACCTCAACAACATTCTCGGACCACTCGTCGGCTATCCCGAACTCATAAAACGACGGCTGCCCGCCGACAGCCCCGTAAAAGACCAGATTACGAAAATCGAAGAATCCGCCAAAAGAGCCGCCGAAATCGTCAGCGACCTCCTCACTATGGGCCGCCGCGGAAGATATGAAATGTCACCGGTCAATTTAAACCAGATCATCACCTCCTACCTGGAGTCGGCCGAATTCACCAACATCAAAACACGCTACCCCAATATCGACACCGAAATTCATCTCGATAGCTCCGTACCGTCCGTCTTCGGCTCCTCAACACACCTGTCAAAAGTCATTATGAACCTCGTGCTCAATGCCCTCGACGCTATGCCCGAAGGCGGAAAACTGTCCGTCAAAACCGAGTGCCTCTACCTGGAAAAACTCCTCCTGGGATTCAACAATATAGAACCGGGACGATACAGCATCATCAGCGTCAAAGACACCGGCATCGGCATCGATGAAAGCGACACCAAACGTATCTTCGACCCCTTCTTCTCCAAGAAGAAACTCGGCAAGAGCGGAAGCGGACTCGGACTCTCCGTCGTCTACGCTGTCGTAAAGGACCACAACGGCTACGTCGACGTTCGCAGCGAACTCGCCAAAGGCTCCGAGTTCATAATCTACCTGCCGGCCATCGAAGCCGTCGCGCCCGCGGGACCGGAACAACCCGTCTATGATATCAAGGGCAACGAGAAAATCCTTGTCGTCGACGATGTCGCCGAACAGCGTGACCTCGCTGTAACCCTCCTCGCCAGCCTCGGATACCAGATGGCGTCGGCATCCAACGGTCATGAGGCCGTAGACTACCTCAAGCACGAATCGTGCGACGTTCTCATACTCGATATGATCATGGAACCGAACTTCGACGGACTCGACACCTACCGGGAAATCATAAAAACTCATCCCGGCCAAAAAGCCGTCATCGTTAGCGGCTTCTCCCAAACCGACCGCGTCAAAGAAGCAGAAAAACTCGGCGTTACCAAATACGTCAAGAAACCCTACACCATGCAAAAACTCGGAAAAGCCATAAGAGAAGTATTGACCTCCCCCTCCGACGCGGACCTGCAGAGCCTCCCGGTCGAAAAAGTCAAGAATTAA
- a CDS encoding pyruvate, water dikinase regulatory protein → MCETKKIVVVSDGTGKTAERLMDAVLAQYSDNEVEHSLVHTYQQVRDKQTLDKIIQEIDSDYLVIFSIISEELSRYFHEVLAERWILHLNVLEPMLNTMSKFLGVHPDYRPGLLQKIDDKYYRKVDAIGYTVEHDDGRGALISDADVVLVGLSRTCKTPIAMYLACNHGMKVANIPIVRDASMESHLLNRLAPLKQSIIFGLSMHPEVLAHVREERLLYLARTGPQQVELREYYDIREIREDLKFCRNLFAKRDWKTVDVTRRAIEEISLEILDRLNESSR, encoded by the coding sequence ATGTGTGAAACCAAGAAGATAGTGGTCGTTTCGGACGGTACAGGCAAGACAGCCGAGCGATTGATGGACGCGGTTTTAGCGCAGTACTCGGACAATGAGGTGGAGCATTCGCTGGTGCATACGTATCAGCAGGTACGTGACAAGCAGACCCTGGATAAGATAATTCAGGAGATTGACAGCGATTACCTGGTAATATTTTCGATCATATCGGAGGAGCTGAGCAGATATTTTCACGAGGTGCTGGCTGAGCGCTGGATACTTCATTTGAATGTTCTCGAGCCGATGCTGAACACGATGTCGAAATTTCTGGGAGTTCATCCGGATTATCGACCGGGTCTGCTTCAAAAGATCGATGACAAGTATTACCGGAAGGTAGACGCGATAGGTTATACGGTTGAGCATGATGATGGTCGGGGGGCACTTATTTCGGATGCCGATGTTGTTCTGGTGGGGTTGTCGCGGACCTGCAAGACGCCCATCGCGATGTATCTTGCCTGTAATCACGGGATGAAGGTGGCGAATATTCCGATTGTGCGGGATGCTTCGATGGAGAGTCACCTTCTCAATCGCCTGGCGCCTTTGAAGCAGTCGATCATTTTTGGTTTGAGCATGCACCCGGAGGTACTGGCGCATGTTCGTGAGGAACGGCTGTTGTACCTTGCGCGGACCGGCCCGCAGCAGGTGGAGTTGAGGGAGTATTACGATATCAGGGAAATCCGCGAGGATTTGAAGTTTTGCCGCAATCTATTCGCGAAGCGGGACTGGAAAACGGTTGATGTTACTCGTCGGGCTATTGAGGAGATCTCGCTGGAGATTCTTGACCGGTTGAATGAATCCTCCAGATAA
- a CDS encoding aldehyde dehydrogenase family protein — protein sequence MKMLLDGQWVDRDKKIDVTDPYDNSVIDTVPAGSKQDVETALRGAVKGFEITKKMTVYERAQILFKTAQIISDNLEDFAKTIAREGSKTITEARKEARRCVNTITASAEEAKRILGETIPFDSFPGGEKRRGYYYRFPIGIILAITPFNDPLNLVAHKLGPAIAAGNAVILKPATVTPLSAIKLVEAMVKAGLPAQAIQVITGYGHEIGDLLVSDERVRMISFTGGVEAGKRIAKLAGIKKIGMELGSNSPVIVWKDADIDLAVESCVSGAFWAAGQNCIGVQRLLVHKEIYDEFKTKFVASTKKYKIGDKLKDDTNMGPMITEAEAIRVEKWVNEAREKGATVLTGGKRKGALFEPTVLENVPKNITIHCEEVFGPTVNLYPIDDLDEAIKEANSLPYGLLAAIFTSNVDVAFKASYDLDCGGVMINDSTDYRLDSMPFGGIKYSGLGREGLKFSLQEMTEPKVVCFYLPQI from the coding sequence ATGAAGATGCTTCTGGACGGTCAGTGGGTTGACCGTGACAAGAAAATCGACGTGACCGATCCCTACGATAATAGTGTAATCGATACTGTGCCGGCGGGCAGCAAGCAGGACGTGGAGACAGCCCTTCGTGGGGCTGTTAAGGGATTTGAGATCACGAAGAAGATGACGGTTTATGAGCGTGCTCAGATTCTTTTTAAGACGGCTCAGATTATCAGCGACAATCTGGAGGATTTCGCCAAAACGATTGCCAGAGAGGGGTCAAAGACTATCACGGAGGCCCGCAAAGAGGCAAGGCGCTGCGTGAATACCATCACGGCATCGGCGGAAGAAGCCAAGCGGATACTGGGTGAGACGATTCCGTTCGATTCTTTCCCGGGCGGGGAGAAGCGCCGGGGGTATTACTATCGTTTTCCGATAGGGATAATTCTGGCGATTACGCCGTTTAATGATCCGTTGAACCTGGTGGCTCACAAGCTGGGTCCGGCGATAGCGGCGGGGAACGCGGTTATTTTGAAGCCGGCGACGGTGACGCCTCTCTCGGCGATAAAGCTGGTCGAGGCGATGGTGAAAGCGGGACTTCCGGCGCAGGCGATACAGGTGATCACCGGTTATGGACACGAGATCGGCGATTTGCTGGTATCGGACGAAAGAGTGCGGATGATTTCGTTCACCGGCGGTGTCGAGGCCGGAAAGCGTATTGCGAAGCTGGCCGGGATAAAGAAAATCGGTATGGAGCTTGGTTCTAACTCGCCGGTAATTGTGTGGAAGGACGCTGATATCGATCTGGCGGTGGAATCGTGTGTTTCCGGCGCTTTCTGGGCAGCCGGGCAGAACTGTATCGGCGTGCAGCGTCTTCTGGTTCACAAAGAAATTTATGATGAGTTCAAGACGAAGTTCGTGGCGAGCACCAAGAAGTACAAGATCGGTGACAAGCTCAAAGACGATACCAACATGGGTCCGATGATTACGGAGGCGGAGGCTATCCGGGTCGAGAAGTGGGTGAATGAGGCCAGGGAGAAGGGCGCGACAGTGCTTACCGGCGGCAAGAGAAAGGGAGCGTTGTTTGAGCCGACGGTGCTGGAGAATGTGCCGAAGAATATCACGATACATTGTGAAGAGGTCTTTGGCCCGACTGTCAACCTTTATCCTATCGACGACCTTGATGAAGCTATCAAGGAAGCCAATTCTCTTCCATACGGACTTCTGGCGGCGATATTCACGAGCAATGTCGATGTCGCCTTTAAAGCTTCGTATGATCTTGATTGTGGCGGGGTGATGATTAACGATTCGACCGATTACCGGCTTGATTCGATGCCGTTTGGCGGTATCAAGTATTCCGGTCTCGGCCGGGAAGGCTTGAAATTCTCGCTTCAGGAGATGACCGAGCCGAAGGTCGTTTGTTTTTATCTTCCGCAGATTTAA
- a CDS encoding homoserine dehydrogenase yields MKLLLIGFGTVGQGLAELLIEKKNTLEKEYGLKTRVVGIADMLKGSIYDAGGLDLQKALEKVKSGGKLSDLAEAFDDDALAMIKQAKADMMVEATYTDIKTGEPATSHIRAALEKGMHVTTTNKGPAALFLQELTELARKKGVQFLFEGTVMSGSPMLNLARETLAGCRINEVKGILNGTTNYILTRMEEGLGYEDALKKAQELGYAEAVPDADVLGWDALAKVTIIANAMFGVKARPADFPCKGITEITAEAIKEAKARGKRFKLIGKVWREGEKVKASVAPEQVDLSHPLAGVMGGTNAITYTTDILGDVTIVGPGAGRAQTGYSALIDIIHVGGKR; encoded by the coding sequence GTGAAGTTACTATTAATAGGCTTTGGCACGGTGGGTCAGGGCCTGGCCGAGTTATTAATCGAGAAGAAAAACACGCTCGAAAAAGAGTATGGTTTGAAGACGAGGGTGGTTGGCATAGCGGATATGCTCAAGGGGAGTATTTACGACGCCGGCGGCCTGGATCTTCAGAAGGCTCTTGAGAAGGTTAAATCGGGGGGGAAGCTTTCGGACCTGGCGGAGGCTTTTGATGATGACGCGCTGGCGATGATTAAGCAGGCCAAGGCGGATATGATGGTTGAGGCGACGTACACTGATATCAAGACCGGAGAGCCGGCGACTTCGCACATCAGGGCGGCGTTGGAGAAGGGAATGCATGTTACGACGACGAATAAGGGTCCGGCGGCGCTGTTTTTGCAGGAGCTGACGGAACTGGCAAGGAAAAAGGGCGTGCAGTTTCTCTTCGAAGGAACAGTCATGAGCGGTTCGCCGATGCTGAACCTTGCGAGAGAGACCCTGGCCGGTTGCCGGATCAACGAGGTAAAAGGTATCCTCAACGGGACGACCAACTATATTCTCACCCGGATGGAGGAGGGGCTTGGTTATGAGGACGCTCTAAAGAAGGCGCAGGAACTGGGATACGCGGAGGCGGTCCCGGATGCCGATGTTCTCGGCTGGGATGCTCTGGCGAAGGTGACGATTATAGCGAACGCGATGTTCGGTGTTAAGGCCCGTCCGGCTGATTTCCCGTGCAAGGGGATTACGGAGATCACGGCCGAGGCGATAAAGGAAGCTAAGGCCCGTGGCAAGAGATTTAAACTGATTGGTAAAGTATGGCGCGAGGGCGAGAAGGTTAAGGCGAGCGTGGCGCCGGAGCAGGTCGATCTGTCGCACCCGCTGGCGGGGGTGATGGGGGGAACGAACGCCATTACGTATACGACGGATATCCTGGGTGATGTTACGATTGTGGGTCCGGGGGCAGGCCGCGCCCAGACCGGTTACAGCGCTCTGATTGATATCATTCACGTGGGGGGTAAGCGATGA
- a CDS encoding ATP-binding cassette domain-containing protein — protein sequence MATAPLVNIKDLSITVNGEVLFERLSFAVEPGEMVALIGPNGCGKSTILNHVYAQVGSDAELVDNIAFEIEGSVFLSPHISVGYLPQVLQSGSVSDDLSRGFESFGGADYERLCRDFDVIGGSDDTRVSGGELQKRFLARVLAADSDLYLLDEPTNYMDLAGITALEYYCENFKSRGKGLIVVTHDRAFTDNLADRTILVTSHRILGVAGGATAAWSAWSGDFESRSHRAKEIDKKIKQLQKDVIAKAGWAAASEKRKIGAGSSKPYLGKLSKKIAMRAKAVRRRAEREIGRLEEVKPFVAKKVSLHFPDYEVRNRDVFSLRDVRFDYRDEADGGETRYLLRDVDIAIRARDRLCLMGKNGSGKSTLLKLLLGQLRPKRGEAYRNASVKVVGIPQGLTGFFKRERLLDNFDDCGFDETTIRQYLGSVLIRRDEVEKSLDSFSQGELMRAAVVKGVLSRAEFLLLDEPTSHLDIESIDVLEQLLRGFAGGYLVISHDRSFAASIASKLYMLDDGSLDLV from the coding sequence ATGGCGACTGCGCCTCTCGTCAATATCAAGGATCTTTCAATTACTGTAAACGGTGAAGTTCTTTTTGAGCGTCTATCATTCGCGGTAGAGCCGGGGGAGATGGTGGCGCTCATTGGTCCCAATGGTTGTGGCAAGTCGACGATTCTTAATCATGTGTACGCCCAGGTCGGAAGTGATGCGGAGTTGGTTGACAATATCGCTTTCGAGATCGAGGGATCGGTTTTTCTCTCGCCGCATATATCGGTAGGGTACCTTCCGCAGGTACTGCAATCCGGTAGTGTCAGCGATGACCTTTCGCGCGGCTTTGAGTCATTCGGCGGGGCCGATTACGAGAGGTTGTGTCGTGATTTCGATGTCATAGGCGGATCCGATGACACGAGGGTATCCGGGGGCGAACTTCAGAAGCGCTTTCTGGCTCGTGTTCTTGCAGCGGACAGCGATTTGTACCTTCTGGATGAGCCGACCAACTACATGGACCTGGCGGGAATTACGGCGCTGGAGTATTACTGCGAGAATTTCAAAAGTCGTGGCAAGGGGCTAATCGTAGTTACCCATGACAGGGCCTTTACGGACAACCTGGCGGATCGGACGATACTGGTTACCAGTCACAGGATTCTCGGCGTCGCGGGCGGTGCCACCGCGGCGTGGTCGGCGTGGTCGGGCGATTTTGAGTCGCGAAGTCACCGGGCGAAAGAGATAGACAAGAAGATCAAGCAGCTGCAAAAGGATGTTATCGCCAAGGCTGGCTGGGCAGCCGCCAGTGAAAAGCGCAAGATCGGGGCGGGATCATCGAAGCCCTATCTGGGCAAATTATCAAAGAAGATAGCTATGCGCGCGAAGGCGGTGCGTCGCAGGGCAGAACGTGAGATTGGCCGGCTGGAGGAGGTAAAGCCGTTCGTTGCCAAGAAGGTCAGCCTGCATTTCCCTGACTATGAGGTGCGTAATCGTGATGTGTTCAGTTTACGCGACGTGCGGTTTGACTATCGCGATGAGGCGGATGGTGGTGAGACGAGGTATCTTTTGAGAGATGTTGACATAGCGATTAGAGCCAGAGACAGGTTGTGTTTGATGGGCAAAAACGGCTCGGGTAAATCCACTCTGCTGAAGTTACTGCTCGGGCAGTTGAGGCCAAAAAGGGGGGAGGCGTATCGCAACGCGTCGGTGAAAGTGGTCGGGATTCCGCAAGGGTTGACCGGTTTTTTCAAACGGGAGCGGCTTCTGGATAATTTCGATGATTGCGGTTTTGATGAGACAACGATTCGTCAGTATCTGGGATCGGTTCTCATCCGCAGGGACGAGGTGGAGAAGAGTCTGGATAGTTTTTCGCAGGGAGAGTTGATGCGGGCGGCGGTCGTGAAGGGTGTGTTGTCGAGGGCGGAGTTTCTGTTGCTGGACGAGCCGACTTCACATCTGGATATCGAGTCAATCGATGTGCTGGAGCAATTGCTGAGGGGATTTGCCGGTGGTTACCTGGTGATCAGTCATGACCGTTCATTTGCGGCCAGTATAGCTTCGAAATTATATATGCTCGATGATGGCAGCCTTGATCTGGTTTAA
- a CDS encoding metallophosphoesterase: MLRNLLSSLIVTLAVSGFHHLANGGETDTRDLEKYPIRFAIIGDRTGENQPGIYEQIIGEIERLKPEFVMTVGDHIEGYTSDTSILNAEWKEYLELIKAFSMPVHLTPGNHDITYDDMEETYRRQTGLSPYYSFDYDGVHIVVLDNSRWYESDEMPDEQVQWLISDLEGHTGAEYTLLFYHVPSWYRTLSDGKPDRLHTIYQKYGVDAVFNGHWHSYFTGEYDGIEYTTVGTSGGHNNFRPGEMEYHFAWVTVDSDGISIAPIKYNSVMSWDETPVSDIRYYERAKRLGITFAGAAPVSEANLKVEASPVTVEFHNFDSQRALKDTVRWTVPEGWSVEPQEFFVEAPPAGKAEAEFRFSCAGSLYPLPEVTVSFPYNEDAVIQAKRELRVARQATCVAAEVPPVIDGIIDESIWRSPRWGLLDGDGKPANVDSTEFYFAHDGDNLYLAVRCVESRMDSLMANMTEQDDAIYTEDCVGFLYRPVSADDAVYQLYVNPVGTTYDQKILQGSDGYWVNDERWNGTYEIATSSDEVGWRVEVRIPLAQFGATGASGQKWDFNFRRKQARLQSAGGWQVPHAYDPNGFGLLLFE, encoded by the coding sequence GTGCTCAGGAATCTATTGTCCTCATTAATAGTGACGCTGGCCGTTTCCGGATTTCATCATCTGGCTAACGGAGGTGAGACTGACACGCGGGATTTGGAGAAGTACCCAATCAGATTCGCTATAATCGGTGATCGGACAGGGGAAAATCAGCCGGGGATTTACGAGCAAATCATCGGTGAGATTGAGCGATTGAAGCCGGAGTTCGTGATGACGGTTGGCGATCACATAGAGGGGTATACTTCGGATACGTCAATATTGAACGCCGAATGGAAAGAGTATCTTGAGTTGATTAAGGCGTTCAGCATGCCGGTTCATCTTACGCCGGGGAATCACGATATTACTTACGATGATATGGAGGAGACTTACCGGCGGCAGACCGGGTTGAGTCCGTATTATTCGTTTGATTATGACGGTGTGCACATCGTTGTGCTGGATAACAGTCGGTGGTATGAGAGTGATGAAATGCCGGATGAACAGGTCCAATGGTTAATTAGTGATCTTGAGGGCCACACGGGCGCGGAGTACACGCTGTTGTTTTATCATGTGCCGAGCTGGTATCGTACGCTGTCGGACGGTAAGCCGGACAGGCTCCACACCATTTATCAGAAGTATGGGGTTGATGCGGTGTTCAACGGGCACTGGCATTCGTATTTCACCGGCGAGTATGATGGTATCGAGTATACGACGGTGGGGACATCGGGGGGGCACAACAATTTCAGGCCGGGGGAGATGGAGTACCATTTTGCCTGGGTGACGGTTGACAGTGACGGGATTTCCATAGCGCCAATCAAGTATAACTCGGTTATGTCATGGGATGAAACCCCGGTGTCCGATATTCGATATTACGAAAGGGCAAAACGTCTGGGGATCACGTTTGCGGGTGCGGCGCCGGTGTCCGAGGCAAATCTGAAGGTTGAGGCAAGTCCGGTGACGGTGGAATTTCACAACTTTGATTCGCAAAGGGCGCTCAAGGACACGGTGAGATGGACGGTTCCGGAGGGCTGGTCAGTGGAGCCGCAGGAGTTTTTTGTAGAGGCGCCGCCAGCGGGGAAAGCCGAGGCGGAATTCCGGTTTTCATGTGCCGGGAGTTTGTATCCACTGCCCGAAGTAACCGTAAGTTTCCCGTACAATGAGGACGCGGTTATTCAGGCAAAGCGGGAGTTGCGGGTTGCTCGTCAGGCGACTTGCGTGGCTGCCGAAGTCCCTCCGGTGATTGACGGCATAATTGATGAGTCGATCTGGCGATCTCCGCGATGGGGGTTACTTGACGGTGATGGCAAGCCTGCCAATGTGGATTCGACGGAGTTCTATTTTGCTCACGACGGCGACAATCTTTATCTCGCCGTGAGATGTGTCGAGAGCAGGATGGATTCGTTGATGGCCAACATGACCGAACAGGATGACGCGATTTATACGGAAGACTGTGTTGGATTTCTTTATCGGCCCGTTTCGGCCGATGATGCTGTTTACCAGCTGTATGTTAATCCAGTCGGGACGACGTACGATCAGAAGATCTTGCAGGGTTCGGACGGGTACTGGGTCAACGATGAGCGTTGGAATGGTACCTACGAGATTGCCACGAGCAGCGACGAAGTCGGCTGGCGGGTGGAAGTGCGGATTCCTCTGGCTCAGTTTGGAGCAACGGGTGCGAGCGGGCAGAAGTGGGATTTCAATTTCAGGCGCAAGCAGGCGCGATTACAGAGCGCCGGCGGCTGGCAGGTACCACACGCTTATGATCCGAACGGGTTCGGGCTACTCTTATTCGAATAA
- a CDS encoding cupin domain-containing protein — protein MMDELMKKWDGTIFPEMIRSMPEIDIPMDGLRGWLLASGEKQAVFFDIQPIGVVPPHSHCAQWGIMIEGEMSLTIGKETKRYRKGDWYYIPAGVVHSANFHSRVNLIDVFDAPDRWQVKK, from the coding sequence ATGATGGACGAATTGATGAAGAAGTGGGACGGCACGATTTTTCCCGAGATGATTCGCAGCATGCCGGAGATTGACATTCCGATGGATGGTCTTCGCGGCTGGCTTCTGGCGAGCGGTGAGAAGCAGGCTGTCTTTTTCGATATTCAGCCGATCGGAGTGGTTCCGCCTCATTCTCATTGTGCCCAGTGGGGAATAATGATCGAAGGTGAGATGTCGCTGACGATTGGTAAGGAGACGAAGCGTTATCGCAAGGGTGACTGGTATTATATACCGGCGGGGGTGGTGCATTCGGCGAATTTTCATTCGCGGGTGAACCTGATAGACGTATTCGACGCTCCTGATCGGTGGCAGGTTAAGAAGTAG